Proteins co-encoded in one Medicago truncatula cultivar Jemalong A17 chromosome 8, MtrunA17r5.0-ANR, whole genome shotgun sequence genomic window:
- the LOC11416493 gene encoding uncharacterized protein: MSSNSDPMIRYSHTNRIVLLIDLDPLLLLLHNTTTTTNYIKNILSTSKTLFSFPPLSTSLFAFKFFFSSLPPHLSFSKLHPFLPKHSFSFDHPFSTFNLLSKTLSTFPNFPLTYNPKAANLIDSLTQLLHDYPWEPNSDADTDTTTPLVSPNLILLFTPFFNSFNSLAGFFDSDEDSLRIENSFCDRFLGFFGNVSRRFRSKGVHCSWIGVNSDDKEDEVGMIRGLFEIGTGKLGWGFCSLDSILLGSALVPFGLIYPKIGVSWISVRCCSREVKVQLTLEILDVNGSPIEYNCCDLEVLDFRVFGRGEDVNLQGGGRKERLWNVCSDGMAKLKVTVVRKCDAFVKFRSCLSDSVLVREVLGECMKGDSGGFFADRVLELLATEFGCQGRRKSVPVWEMLLSYLYKEDCWALVSVDSGKGGGSCVGILRPFTVSSALLSVLEDPQSASDFGAANMNSFIRTGILKSDRIFHKNRDLVDSQVKDVVGIKGEQKKKMTDLSALRNLTWSSFYDLVYDQFEMDLHEVYYAMECNKSKKLKFLKCWMKQVKKSSCHDLNLSEYPKPNQIFAEGTDSKLNELPQNGEQPIPQVVMSAGINAEVDTKKDDAVLDCGLETSEAFFRNLSNRIQQGIESDVIDLVALAERLVNSSIYWLCQKVDRETIPLIQVHSPLKDNNACGSMVVSELVKQLLKDPKDIAAKHKSRDSSSQAFDAAGPTTIITEHVVREYELQILFRLEILQSEVGRGIEDSSKQKFVKQICLLLENIQCHMEGGFFGDWNLENYVAKIIKSRYSHTLEDIVHKIYNKMDLLLFVNEDEAPDCSFNSEDSSKSLDRKFYGDEMGENDVGNGPFSAENKPFHLQKNVRGKLQRNIEGGHNKTLIEALKIRMPALRVWAPKQKGMKSKKDHLSKIPKRKDRTSACYDTVCETPMTRNTRSMTRNTVCETPMTRSTRSSPQSIGSDDHNYMADGNQVCGSVAKALFQV, translated from the exons ATGAGTTCAAACTCAGATCCAATGATACGTTACTCCCACACAAACCGCATCGTTCTTCTCATAGATCTAGACccactcctcctcctccttcacaacaccaccaccaccaccaactacaTCAAAAACATTCTCTCCACCTCTAAAACCCTATTTTCTTTCCCTCCACTTTCCACCTCTCTTTTCGCCTTCaaattcttcttctcttctctcccaCCTCATCTCTCTTTCTCTAAACTCCATCCTTTTCTCCCTAAACACTCTTTCTCCTTCGATCACCCTTTCTCCACTTTCAATCTCCTCTCCAAAACCCTATCCACTTTCCCGAATTTCCCTCTAACTTATAACCCGAAAGCCGCAAATCTCATTGATTCCCTCACTCAGCTTCTTCATGATTACCCCTGGGAACCTAATTCCGACGCCGACACCGACACCACAACTCCTCTTGTTTCTCCTAATTTAATTCTATTGTTTACTccttttttcaattcatttaaTTCACTTGCAGGATTTTTCGATTCTGATGAGGATTCGTTGCGAATTGAGAATTCTTTCTGTGAtaggtttttagggttttttgggAATGTCAGTCGTAGGTTTAGGTCTAAGGGTGTTCATTGTAGTTGGATTGGTGTTAATAGTGATGATAAGGAGGATGAGGTTGGTATGATTCGTGGTTTGTTTGAGATTGGGACTGGGAAATTGGGTTGGGGTTTTTGTTCTTTGGATTCAATTTTGCTTGGTTCTGCTCTTGTTCCTTTTGGTTTGATATATCCCAAAATTGGGGTTTCGTGGATTTCTGTTCGTTGTTGTTCTAGGGAAGTTAAGGTTCAATTGACTCTTGAGATTTTGGATGTGAATGGGAGTCCTATTGAGTACAATTGCTGTGATCTTGAAGTTTTGGATTTTAGGGTTTTCGGTAGAGGGGAGGATGTGAATTTACAAGGTGGTGGAAGGAAGGAGAGGCTGTGGAATGTGTGTTCGGATGGAATGGCGAAATTGAAAGTTACGGTTGTGCGCAAGTGTGATGCATTTGTGAAGTTTAGGTCATGTCTCTCTGATTCGGTTCTGGTGCGTGAAGTTTTAGGGGAATGTATGAAGGGAGATTCGGGTGGGTTTTTCGCTGATAGGGTTCTTGAGTTGCTAGCAACTGAATTTGGCTGTCAGGGGCGGCGAAAATCTGTTCCCGTTTGGGAGATGTTGTTGAGTTATCTTTATAAAGAAGATTGTTGGGCTTTGGTGTCGGTTGACAGTGGTAAAGGTGGTGGTTCTTGTGTTGGTATTCTTAGGCCTTTTACCGTTTCTTCGGCTCTTTTATCTGTTTTGGAGGATCCACAATCAGCTTCTGATTTTGGTGCAGCAAATATGAATTCTTTTATTAGGACAGGTATTTTAAAATCAGATCGCATATTTCACAAGAACAGGGATTTGGTGGATTCTCAGGTCAAAGATGTTGTGGGAATTAAGGGTGagcagaaaaagaaaatgacagATTTAAGTGCACTTCGAAACCTCACATGGAGCTCCTTTTATGATTTGGTATATGATCAATTTGAGATGGATCTGCATGAGGTTTACTATGCGATGGAATGTAacaagtcaaagaagttgaaatttttaaaatgctGGATGAAGCAGGTGAAGAAATCTAGCTGCCATGATCTGAATTTGTCAGAATATCCCAAGCCAAATCAGATATTTGCAGAAGGGACTGACAGTAAATTGAACGAGTTACCTCAAAATGGTGAACAGCCAATCCCGCAGGTGGTTATGTCAGCTGGAATTAATGCTGAGGTTGATACGAAAAAGGATGATGCGGTGCTTGATTGTGGGTTAGAAACATCTGAAGCATTTTTTAGAAATCTTTCAAACAGGATTCAACAGGGAattgaatctgatgtcatagaCCTCGTAGCTTTGGCTGAGCGACTTGTTAATTCATCTATTTACTGGCTATGTCAGAAGGTTGATAGGGAAACAATTCCTCTGATCCAGGTCCATTCTCCTCTGAAAGATAATAATGCTTGTGGTAGCATGGTTGTATCTGAATTAGTAAAACAGTTGTTGAAGGATCCCAAGGACATAGCTGCAAAGCATAAAAGTAGAGATTCGTCCTCTCAGGCATTTGATGCAGCAGGACCAACTACTATAATCACAGAACATGTTGTTAGAGA ATATGAACTGCAAATTTTATTTCGATTGGAAATTTTACAATCAGAGGTTGGACGCGGAATTGAAGATTCCAGTAAACAGAAGTTTGTCAAACAAATATGCCTACTCTTAGAGAACATTCAGTGCCACATGGAAGGGGGGTTCTTTGGTGATTGGAACCTTGAAAATTATGTAGCAAAGATCATAAAAAGCAG ATATTCTCACACCCTTGAAgacattgttcataaaatcTACAACAAAATGGATCTGCTTCTGTTTGTAAATGAGGATGAAGCCCCGGATTGTTCATTTAACAGTGAGGACAGCAGCAAATCATTGGATAGAAAATTTTACGGAGATGAGATGGGTGAAAATGATGTCGGTAATGGACCTTTTTCAGCAGAAAACAAGCCTTTTCATTTGCAGAAGAATGTAAGAGGAAAATTGCAAAGGAATATAGAAGGGGGTCATAATAAAACGCTAATTGAAGCTCTCAAAATTCGAATGCCTGCTTTGCGAGTTTGGGCCCCAAAACAAAAGGGTATGAAATCCAAGAAAGATCACCTTTCGAAGATTCCAAAAAGGAAAGACCGAACAAGTGCATGTTATGACACAGTATGTGAGACGCCAATGACAAGAAACACACGGTCAATGACAAGAAACACTGTATGTGAAACGCCAATGACAAGAAGCACACGGTCAAGCCCGCAGTCAATAGGTTCAGATGACCACAATTACATGGCTGATGGGAATCAAGTATGTGGTTCAGTTGCTAAGGCATTGTTTCAGGTATGa
- the LOC11408450 gene encoding protein transport protein Sec61 subunit alpha, with the protein MGGGFRVLHLVRPFLSFLPEVQTADRKVPFREKVIYTVISLFIFLVCSQLPLYGIHSTTGADPFYWMRVILASNRGTVMELGITPIVTSGLVMQLLAGSKIIEVDNNVREDRALLNGAQKLLGILIAVGEAVAYVLSGMYGSVGQLGVGNAILIILQLFFAGIIVICLDELLQKGYGLGSGISLFIATNICENIIWKAFSPTTINSGRGAEFEGAVIALFHLLITRTDKVRALREAFYRQNLPNVTNLLATVLIFLIVIYFQGFRVVLPVRSKNARGQQGSYPIKLFYTSNMPIILQSALVSNLYFISQLLHRKYSGNFIVNLLGKWKESEYGGGHSIPVGGIAYYITAPSSLADMAANPFHALFYLVFMLSACALFSKTWIEVSGSSARDVAKQLKEQQMVMPGHRESNLQKELNRYIPTAAAFGGMCIGALTVLADFMGAIGSGTGILLAVTIIYQYFETFEKERASELGFFGF; encoded by the exons ATGGGAGGTGGGTTTAGGGTACTTCACTTAGTAAGGCCATTTCTATCATTCCTTCCTGAAGTTCAGACCGCGGACAGGAAAGTGCCGTTTAGAGAGAAGGTCATCTATACGGTGATCTCcctcttcatttttcttgtttgtAGTCAGCTTCCTCTGTATGGAATACACTCGACAACAGGTGCAGATCCATTCTATTGGATGCGTGTTATCCTTGCTTCAAACCGTGGAACTGTTATGGAGCTTGGAATCACCCCCATTGTCACTTCTGGACTTGTAATGCAGCTTTTGGCTGGTTCTAAGATCATTGAAGTCGACAACAATGTCCGCGAGGATCGTGCTCTCTT AAACGGTGCACAGAAGCTACTTGGCATCTTGATAGCTGTTGGAGAGGCTGTTGCCTATGTTCTTTCTGGAATGTATGGTAGTGTAGGCCAGCTTGGAGTGGGAAATGCCATCCTTATCATCCTCCAGCTCTTTTTTGCCGGTATCATTGTCATATGTTTAGATGAGCTCCTTCAAAAAGGCTATGGTTTGGGATCTGGAATTTCTCTATTCATTGCCACTAATATCTG TGAAAATATTATATGGAAAGCATTTAGTCCCACAACCATTAACAGTGGTCGGGGAGCTGAGTTTGAGGGTGCTGTTATTGCTCTATTCCATTTGTTGATAACTAGAACAGACAAGGTTCGTGCCCTTCGGGAAGCATTTTACCGGCAGAATCTTCCCAATGTCACAAATCTGCTAGCTACTGTCTTGATCTTCCTAATTGTGATATACTTCCAAGGTTTCCGCGTGGTTTTGCCTGTAAGGTCAAAGAATGCCCGTGGACAGCAGGGTTCATATCCAATCAAACTGTTTTACACCTCCAACATGCCCATTATTCTTCAGTCTGCCCTTGTTTCCAATCTCTACTTCATTTCCCAG CTGCTACACAGAAAATACAGTGGAAACTTCATTGTGAATCTGTTGGGCAAATGGAAGGAATCTGAATATGGAGGTGGTCACTCTATTCCTGTTGGTGGCATTGCATACTATATAACTGCACCCTCTAG CTTAGCTGATATGGCAGCCAATCCTTTCCATGCATTGTTCTACCTTGTGTTTATGTTGTCAGCATGTGCCTTGTTCTCTAAAACTTGGATTGAAGTGTCTGGTTCGTCTGCTAGAGATGTTGCCAAGCAGTTGAAG gaacaacaaatggtaatgcCTGGTCATCGGGAATCAAATTTGCAAAAAGAGCTGAACCGATATATTCCCACTGCTGCTGCATTTGGAGGAATGTGTATTGGTGCCCTAACAGTATTGGCAGATTTCATGGGTGCAATTGGTTCCGGGACCGGAATATTACTTGCAGTAACAATCATCTATCAGTACTTTGAGACATTTGAGAAGGAAAGAGCCAGCGAGCTTGGTTTCTTTGGTTTCTAA